The Engystomops pustulosus chromosome 2, aEngPut4.maternal, whole genome shotgun sequence genomic interval AGGGAGTAAATAACGATGCCTCAAAATGATTACCTGCAAAATAAAGGACACTGTGATAGACTGTGTTGAACAGTAATGATAAAATTTAAGAAACACTATGAAGATTATGGCAAACATCACACTGGATTAACTGTCAGCACGAAAGAGCAGCAggcccaaatgaaaaaaaaaatcagcttgaATGAcaacaatatatatacaggtgtaatgATTTTTCACAGATTAAAATTCATGCCAGAATATTATAGTATTCACACAGAGGACATCTGTTTGTGACAAATATTAACCCGAAATGTGACGCAACTTGAAAGAGACTCCCTTATCACCCCTATTTCCCTTTCTTACCTTAACCTTTAACCTTTCCCTGTTACATTGCCTTTTACTACCTTGTTCCTTTTACATTTTAATTATCATTTTACTTCTTTATTTTATGTTTGCCATTTGTTAATTACTATTGATCTTTTTCAGAGGTCTCTCAGTATTTTCACCAATTCTCTCAGGTCCTACCTCACTCCTTGGGGTATAATGGGTGATGGTCCCTTAAAAAAAAGAGTGATGGTGACTTTTTATCTAAATTATCCTCATGgatacctcccttccctctctcACATGGAACAGTTCACTCAATGCTTCAGGGAGCTCTATAACATCAAACTCCCATTATGGGGCTCTTTTCATTATGCTTCTTATGGACCTACTTGCAGTAGCTGGGAATGTGGCTGTCATGGGAGTCATCATGAAGACTCCATCCCTCAGGAAGTTTGTTCTGGTCTTCCACTTGTGTGTGGTGGATCTTCTGGCTGCACTTACTCTGATGCCATTGGCTATACTGTCTGGAAGTGGAGGCACTTCCCTGTATGAAATCCAGGGATTAGGACAGATGGCTTGCCGTGCATACTTGTTTTTGAGTGTCTGTCTTACCAGCACTGGCATACTTTCAATATCTGCCATAAATATTGAAAGATATTACTATGTAGTACATCCCATGAGGTATCAAGTCAAGATGACAATGGGACTAGTCAGTTGGGTACTAGCAGGGGTTTGGATTAAAGCTGTACTCACATCCTTAATCCCTGTTTTAGGATGGAGCCCTCCTCTCCCTGGACATTGCAGTTTACAGGGAGGTGGCAACAGTGTCTTCCGAGCAGGATTTCTTCTCTTTTATTCCTCCTTTTATTTCTTATTGCCTCTCACTATTATCATAATTGTCTACTGCAGCATGTTCAAGGTGGCACGAGTTGCAGCCCTTCATCAAGGGCCTCTACCCACTTGGATGGACACTTCACCTCAGCGCAGGCGCTCAGAATCTCTCAGCAGCCGTTCCACCATGGTAACAGGATCAGGAGCCACACGTGAAACACCTCAGCAACGAGTAACAGGTGGTGGCTCTGGAAGTGGTGGCAAAGCAGCAGCTGTCTTAGCTGCAGTAGGGGGTCAGTTTCTATTATGTTGGCTTCCTTATTTTGGCTTTCTTTTATATGCTGCGCTGTGCTCTCCCCCTCCACCCCCTGGATCACGATTGGAATGGATTGTCACATGGATGGGGTTTTTTTGCTTTGCCTCGAACCCAATATTTTATGGTTGCCTAAATCGTCAAATTCGTGAAGAACTTGCTCGTTGGGTTGGATGTTTTTTTAAACATGGGGGTGCTGGCGAGGATGAGCTTCGACTGCCAAGTCGAGAAGGTTCTATTGAAGAAAATTTCTTGCAGTTTTTGCAGGGTACTGGCTGTCCACCAGACACTAGAGCAATTGTTCATATCACCCCTAAAAGAGATCAACCAGCTGTAGACTTTCGAATTCCAGGGCAAATTGCAGAGGAAACACATGAGTTCTTAGAACAACCATGGGATGTAACGGCTATGGGTAAAGACTATACTAACACTGGTCCATCTCCAAAAACATGACCTCTAACTTAACTTTCCGTGCTCTTGACAATCTCATTAGAAGTGTGATATAATGCAGAATTTTACCTAAAAACATTTCTTAAAATAACCTTGACATCTAACTGAGATTCCATGGACACATTGAGTTTCTTCTTCTTGAAGCATAAAAATGGTAATGAAGGTCTTGTGAAAGCAATTTTTGTCACTAAATTTTCATAAGCCATGCTACAGGTTTATAGTTTCCCTAAACCTGTAGTTAATTGTAAGCTGCATTGTGGCCAATCATGGTTTAAAAAAATATCATGAAAATTATATAGTTCCTGCATTGAAAATGAGAACACAGGAAAAAACATGAATAAAGCAAAGAAAATAAGCAAATTTAACAATAAGGTTGTAATACtttttatcttaaaggggttgttacatTTGTATAGTCCCTGCTAATTAGGCACACCTCCATACACATTTAGTATTCTTTATAGCTTTCAACTTATTTATTTTGGTGGCAGGCCACCTTTACAAGGGTGTGTTCTGTTTAAACATTGCTATGTATGTAAATAGTGTCTTGGACCCTACATATAGATATAGTAGATATAGCAGTCAGGACAAATATAACTCCTCTCCAAGCTACTTGTGTGGTACTGACTGATAGAACCCTGCAGGGTTAACAGATGTGTTGTTCCCGGCAAATATCATTAGTGTTCTTAGACAAACAATGGCTTAAGAAACATATAAGTAAGTTTTATGGAGTGACGCCTACTTAATCAAAAGAGGTTGTACGAAATGTGAAACCACTTTAATTTAAACTGCAGCACAACTTATAGACTATCTACATGGTGTATTTGTGT includes:
- the GPR61 gene encoding G-protein coupled receptor 61 — its product is MDTSLPSLTWNSSLNASGSSITSNSHYGALFIMLLMDLLAVAGNVAVMGVIMKTPSLRKFVLVFHLCVVDLLAALTLMPLAILSGSGGTSLYEIQGLGQMACRAYLFLSVCLTSTGILSISAINIERYYYVVHPMRYQVKMTMGLVSWVLAGVWIKAVLTSLIPVLGWSPPLPGHCSLQGGGNSVFRAGFLLFYSSFYFLLPLTIIIIVYCSMFKVARVAALHQGPLPTWMDTSPQRRRSESLSSRSTMVTGSGATRETPQQRVTGGGSGSGGKAAAVLAAVGGQFLLCWLPYFGFLLYAALCSPPPPPGSRLEWIVTWMGFFCFASNPIFYGCLNRQIREELARWVGCFFKHGGAGEDELRLPSREGSIEENFLQFLQGTGCPPDTRAIVHITPKRDQPAVDFRIPGQIAEETHEFLEQPWDVTAMGKDYTNTGPSPKT